A genomic stretch from Halichoerus grypus chromosome 7, mHalGry1.hap1.1, whole genome shotgun sequence includes:
- the LOC118552034 gene encoding SLAM family member 9-like has product MGTCSEDPLPCGAPWALGFTSLLLSVCSAVTQSSGAHASGVEDSGIPVSLKGTQGASVWFHVIGSPELPPKVELEKISWGIVSGSNYIVMLHVFPGRDVPEWVNFQDKFEKRVHVLNVTTLRIDNLTLEDSGRYRARESYRRGRVHDQDFHLRVYEPAPLPQIRATVLSLTPGWCNVTVECDTTGTREDLTVSWESEGLPKELEQRPSPGPAPNPWTLAVNLPLSQPSSSLTCVVSNQVDQKTATRDLGDVCGHETDLHGPSLFALLRDILGTIVVVLMILGAGLYLWKRRGKKKSLETVKGRLRFSFLCPDTSLPCAGSQKEHGDPDGGIHYAELSQQEAGDNRDKNDMERGIFHPHSPECTPTVYTVYEKIRMSRDPQEDT; this is encoded by the exons ATGGGCACCTGCTCAGAAGACCCCCTCCCGTGTGGGGCCCCCTGGGCTCTGGGATTCACCAGCCTCCTCCTCA GCGTCTGTAGCGCTGTGACCCAGAGTTCTGGAGCCCATGCTTCTGGAGTTGAGGATTCTGGAATCCCTGTTTCTCTGAAGGGGACTCAAGGAGCTTCTGTGTGGTTTCACGTGATCGGAAGTCCAGAATTACCTCCAAAGGTCGAGCTGGAGAAGATTTCATGGGGCATTGTATCCGGGTCAAACTACATAGTCATGCTGCACGTGTTTCCTGGGAGAGATGTTCCAGAATGGGTCAACTTCCAGGACAAGTTCGAGAAGAGGGTCCATGTGCTCAACGTAACAACCCTGAGGATTGACAACCTGACCCTTGAGGACAGTGGGCGGTACCGGGCTCGAGAGTCCTACAGGAGAGGAAGAGTGCATGACCAGGATTTCCACCTGAGGGTCTACG agccCGCGCCCCTTCCCCAGATCCGGGCCACGGTTCTGTCCCTCACACCAGGCTGGTGCAACGTCACTGTGGAGTGTGACACCACAGGAACCAGGGAGGACCTGACCGTGTCCTGGGAGAGCGAGGGTCTCCCCAAGGAGCTGGAGCAGAGACCCTCCCCAGGACCAGCCCCCAACCCCTGGACCCTGGCTGTGAACCTGCCCCTGAGCCAGCCCAGCTCCAGCCTCACCTGTGTGGTCAGCAACCAGGTGGACCAGAAAACTGCCACCCGGGACCTGGGGGACGTCTGTGGCCACG AAACAGATCTACATGGACCGTCCCTTTTTGCTCTCCTGCGTGATATCCTGGGTACTATTGTGGTCGTGCTGATGATCCTCGGAGCTGGACTGTACCTTTGGAAGAGACGTGGGAAGAAGAAGAGTTTGGAAACTGTGAAAGGCAGGCTGCGTTTCTCCTTCTTGTGCCCAGATACCTCCCTCCCCT GTGCAGGATCGCAGAAGGAGCACGGGGACCCGGATGGTGGCATCCACTATGCAGAGCTGAGCCAGCAGGAGGCTGGAGACAACAGGGACAag